The following are encoded together in the Clostridium sp. BJN0013 genome:
- a CDS encoding MgtC/SapB family protein — protein MTLTDFLLRVIIALVLGGIIGIERQYRHRMAGIHTNALVCVGSCLFVFSSFLIDTGDKTRIAAQVVTGVGFLGGGVIMRDGFNIKGLNTAATLWCTAAIGVLTSVGNFTYAFIGAMVVAIFNSLSAPISKRIYKVKSQGNEEEYLYTVSIKCDENEEFRIRTFLMHMLEEEKIVLRNLESESTETLGVVFVTSKIMSIGKNDESIEKIVSKISLSSGVLAIGWEVSQ, from the coding sequence ATGACTTTAACAGATTTTTTGTTAAGAGTGATCATAGCTCTTGTTTTAGGCGGAATTATTGGAATTGAGAGACAATATAGGCATAGAATGGCTGGAATTCATACAAATGCATTGGTATGTGTAGGCTCTTGTCTATTTGTATTTTCTTCTTTTTTAATAGATACTGGAGATAAAACACGTATTGCAGCTCAAGTAGTTACTGGTGTAGGCTTTTTAGGCGGCGGTGTGATAATGAGGGATGGATTTAATATAAAAGGATTAAACACTGCAGCCACCTTATGGTGTACAGCAGCAATTGGAGTATTAACAAGCGTGGGCAATTTTACCTATGCATTTATAGGTGCAATGGTTGTAGCAATTTTCAATAGTCTATCTGCGCCTATTTCCAAGAGAATATATAAAGTAAAATCACAAGGGAATGAGGAAGAGTATTTATATACTGTAAGTATAAAGTGTGATGAAAATGAAGAATTTCGTATAAGAACTTTTTTAATGCATATGTTAGAAGAGGAAAAAATAGTTCTTAGAAATTTAGAAAGTGAGAGTACGGAAACTCTAGGAGTTGTATTCGTTACATCTAAAATCATGAGTATTGGAAAAAATGATGAAAGTATAGAAAAGATAGTAAGTAAAATAAGTTTAAGTTCAGGAGTTTTGGCAATTGGATGGGAAGTAAGTCAATAA
- a CDS encoding UPF0236 family transposase-like protein, giving the protein MINSRISELYNENKIQYSILNGDGASWISHETKNDTQKIYQLDLFHIFQKANRKIKNKESRKITEQPGL; this is encoded by the coding sequence TTGATAAATAGTCGTATTTCAGAACTATACAATGAGAATAAAATCCAGTATAGTATTCTAAATGGCGATGGAGCCAGCTGGATTAGTCATGAAACAAAAAATGATACCCAGAAAATATATCAGTTGGATTTATTTCATATATTTCAGAAGGCAAATCGTAAGATTAAAAATAAAGAATCTAGAAAGATAACGGAACAGCCTGGTCTATAG
- a CDS encoding VOC family protein: MRFVFDHNNINVLNLEKSIKFYEDALNFKEIKRKEADDGSFILVFMGDGTGKYKIELTWLRDRVEPYNLGDNEIHMAVRTDDFKSAYKHHNKMGCVCYENKQMGLYFIADPDGYWTEILSM; the protein is encoded by the coding sequence ATGAGATTTGTGTTTGACCATAATAACATAAATGTATTAAATTTAGAGAAAAGTATAAAATTTTATGAAGATGCCCTTAATTTTAAAGAGATAAAAAGAAAAGAGGCAGATGATGGTAGTTTCATACTGGTATTTATGGGAGATGGAACAGGAAAATACAAAATAGAACTTACATGGCTCAGAGATAGGGTAGAACCTTATAACCTTGGGGATAATGAAATTCATATGGCTGTAAGAACAGATGATTTTAAATCTGCATATAAACATCATAACAAAATGGGATGTGTATGTTATGAAAATAAACAAATGGGACTTTATTTTATAGCCGATCCAGATGGATATTGGACGGAGATCTTAAGTATGTAG
- the dut gene encoding dUTP diphosphatase: protein MELLVKRIHEEAILPFYAHEGDAGLDLFSVEKVLIKSMERRLISTGIKIQLPPNTEGQVRPRSGLALAHGITLLNSPGTIDEGYRGEIKVLMINLGQEDFLIEKGMKIAQMVIKPVEQVLIKEVVELKNTERGEGGFGSTGNM, encoded by the coding sequence ATGGAATTATTAGTAAAAAGGATTCATGAAGAAGCTATTTTGCCATTTTATGCACATGAGGGAGATGCGGGACTTGATTTGTTTTCTGTGGAAAAAGTTTTAATAAAATCTATGGAAAGAAGATTAATATCTACAGGTATAAAAATACAGCTACCTCCAAATACAGAAGGACAGGTGAGACCTAGAAGTGGACTTGCATTAGCACATGGCATTACTTTATTAAATTCACCCGGAACTATAGACGAAGGATATAGAGGCGAAATAAAAGTTCTTATGATAAATTTAGGACAGGAAGATTTTTTGATAGAAAAAGGCATGAAAATTGCCCAGATGGTTATAAAACCTGTAGAACAAGTATTAATAAAAGAAGTAGTAGAATTAAAGAATACGGAAAGAGGAGAAGGGGGCTTTGGTTCTACAGGAAATATGTAA
- a CDS encoding MBL fold metallo-hydrolase, whose amino-acid sequence MKNYNIKIHYLYHSSFAVETSNHFLIFDYYKDSFNPLNQTLEKGFISEDIIKNKKNIIVFCSHSHPDHFNPKILKWQELNLSIKYILSNDIEIENFKKNYYKLFPYENLNLNDIYIKTYGSTDIGVSFFITVDGVNIFHAGDLNLWYWKDESKGEQAAAKENFEKEIHKLKHETVDFAFFPVDPRLEEYYYLGGEYFINQIKPKFFIPMHFWNKYGITKDFADLTKNLPSKSLIITHRGQLFEF is encoded by the coding sequence ATGAAAAATTATAATATTAAAATCCATTATTTATATCATAGTAGCTTTGCAGTAGAAACTTCAAACCATTTTTTAATATTCGACTATTATAAGGATTCTTTTAATCCTTTGAACCAAACCTTAGAAAAAGGATTTATTTCAGAAGATATTATAAAGAATAAAAAAAATATAATAGTTTTCTGTTCCCATAGCCATCCTGATCATTTTAATCCAAAAATATTAAAATGGCAGGAATTAAACCTTTCTATAAAATATATACTTAGCAATGATATAGAAATTGAGAATTTTAAAAAAAATTATTATAAACTATTTCCTTATGAAAATCTAAATTTAAATGATATATACATAAAAACATATGGTTCTACAGATATAGGAGTATCCTTTTTTATTACAGTGGATGGAGTTAATATATTTCACGCCGGAGACTTGAATTTATGGTACTGGAAGGATGAATCAAAAGGAGAACAGGCTGCTGCAAAAGAAAATTTTGAAAAGGAAATACATAAATTAAAACATGAAACTGTAGATTTTGCATTTTTCCCCGTGGATCCAAGACTGGAAGAATATTATTATTTAGGAGGAGAATATTTTATAAACCAGATCAAACCTAAATTTTTTATACCAATGCATTTTTGGAATAAATATGGAATAACAAAGGATTTTGCAGATCTTACCAAAAATCTTCCTTCTAAATCTTTAATCATAACTCATAGAGGCCAACTATTTGAATTTTAA
- a CDS encoding MarR family winged helix-turn-helix transcriptional regulator, which translates to METQYNYTKLVGYLIIKGDVCIKRKILSLFLEKGYHITFEQWTVLNVLYMEPGSIQSEIAVKTYKDKTNVTRILDVLSKNGYVVREKHENDRRSSCIYLTDAGRKMFEDLIPYIKSINEQFRKDISDEDLGIFLNVLEKICKNAE; encoded by the coding sequence TTGGAAACACAATATAATTATACCAAATTAGTTGGGTATTTAATAATTAAAGGTGATGTGTGCATTAAGAGAAAAATTCTTAGCTTGTTTTTAGAAAAAGGCTACCATATTACCTTCGAGCAATGGACAGTACTAAATGTATTATATATGGAACCTGGTTCAATTCAAAGCGAAATTGCTGTAAAAACATACAAAGATAAAACCAATGTAACTAGAATATTAGATGTACTTTCCAAAAATGGATATGTAGTAAGGGAAAAACATGAAAATGATAGGAGAAGTTCATGTATTTATCTTACGGATGCAGGAAGGAAAATGTTTGAAGACCTTATACCTTATATTAAGTCAATTAATGAGCAATTTAGGAAAGATATATCTGATGAAGATTTAGGAATTTTTCTAAATGTATTAGAGAAGATATGTAAAAATGCCGAATAG
- a CDS encoding single-stranded DNA-binding protein → MNNVNLIGRLTKDAQIVEMKSGNRSVINFILAVNKDFINDRGEKEADFIPISYWSNHGEKLCLYLKKGKLIGVNGRICIKSSVKEEIKKYFTTVEAYKIEFLEYNKEVLA, encoded by the coding sequence TTGAATAATGTTAATCTTATAGGTAGGCTTACTAAAGATGCACAAATAGTTGAAATGAAGTCTGGCAATAGAAGTGTTATAAATTTTATTTTAGCAGTGAATAAGGATTTTATAAATGACAGGGGAGAAAAAGAGGCAGATTTTATTCCTATTTCTTACTGGAGCAATCATGGAGAAAAGTTATGTCTATATTTGAAAAAAGGTAAGCTTATAGGAGTGAATGGTAGAATATGTATCAAAAGTTCTGTTAAGGAAGAAATAAAAAAGTATTTTACCACTGTAGAAGCATATAAAATCGAATTTTTAGAATATAATAAAGAAGTTTTGGCATAA
- a CDS encoding M56 family metallopeptidase, with amino-acid sequence MKDIFLEVLRTSLLAGILIFGIIIIKDNFLTKYSHKFNYFLAVIVIIRMLLIVSIKLSINISDFTKESYTDYHEGIYNFTQSHLNNINIIGYIYIGMLIWFIGLIVVLLYYTYFQGKFYLKIKNNMTSVKDIRIEEILNNEKINLNITKNIRVKIVKGISSPAIIGILNSTIIIPEQEFSNNDLKWIFRHELVHFKRKDNVIKLLMIFSVALHWFNPLIYILRKFFNEQCELSCDEVVISDSETEDIKEYALLLVKSARYKNTLKLSIMSSQLTNKKVNITKRRVKNMLSLKSRKKGMAAAAISLAVICGSIFALNINKVSSTVSENNTNTVAEKKSNQNNNDYTGRSAVVTLETYTYKDAPKELRKEHEENCKSINIEVKNSDVIGKFVSVVWDK; translated from the coding sequence ATGAAAGATATTTTTTTAGAAGTTTTAAGAACAAGTTTGTTAGCGGGGATATTAATATTTGGAATAATTATTATAAAAGATAATTTTTTAACTAAGTATAGTCATAAATTCAACTATTTTTTAGCTGTTATAGTAATTATAAGAATGCTTTTAATAGTCAGTATTAAACTTAGTATAAATATAAGTGATTTTACAAAAGAGAGTTACACTGATTATCATGAAGGTATATATAATTTCACTCAATCTCATTTAAACAATATAAATATAATTGGCTACATTTATATTGGAATGCTGATCTGGTTTATAGGACTAATAGTAGTTCTACTATATTATACTTATTTTCAAGGAAAATTTTATTTAAAAATTAAAAATAATATGACTTCTGTAAAGGATATAAGAATAGAAGAAATTTTAAATAACGAAAAAATAAATTTAAATATAACTAAGAATATAAGAGTGAAAATAGTAAAAGGAATTTCTTCGCCAGCTATAATAGGAATACTAAATTCTACAATAATTATACCGGAACAAGAATTTTCAAACAATGATTTAAAATGGATATTTAGACATGAGCTAGTTCATTTTAAAAGAAAAGATAATGTTATAAAACTTCTTATGATATTCTCAGTAGCATTACATTGGTTTAACCCATTAATATATATACTTAGAAAATTTTTTAATGAACAATGTGAGTTATCCTGTGATGAAGTAGTTATTAGTGACTCCGAAACAGAGGATATTAAAGAATATGCATTGCTTTTGGTGAAATCCGCTAGATATAAAAACACGCTAAAACTTTCTATAATGTCATCACAGTTAACTAATAAAAAAGTAAATATAACGAAAAGGAGAGTAAAAAACATGTTAAGTCTGAAGTCAAGAAAAAAGGGAATGGCAGCTGCTGCTATATCATTGGCTGTTATATGTGGATCTATATTTGCATTGAATATCAATAAGGTATCATCAACAGTTTCGGAAAATAATACCAATACTGTAGCTGAAAAAAAATCAAATCAAAACAATAATGATTATACAGGCAGAAGCGCAGTAGTAACTTTAGAAACATATACCTATAAAGACGCTCCGAAAGAATTAAGAAAAGAACATGAGGAAAACTGCAAATCAATTAATATAGAAGTAAAAAATTCAGATGTAATTGGTAAATTTGTTTCAGTAGTTTGGGATAAATAA
- a CDS encoding DUF1648 domain-containing protein, with product MEKRPKFKIAYSIYEIIMESVSIMAIFINIGLLLKYYTLLSNTIPTHFNAAGAPDRYGSKSSIFVLPIIVFIMYFFLTLLSRFPNIYNYPKPITRENAKYQYRCARQLMIIIKTEIMICFTYIEWTIIKVVLGNSNGLGLWFLLIFLTIIFGTLAIYIRKALR from the coding sequence ATGGAAAAAAGGCCGAAATTTAAAATAGCTTATTCAATTTATGAAATAATAATGGAATCTGTTAGCATTATGGCAATATTTATAAATATTGGGTTGTTATTAAAATACTATACGCTACTTTCCAATACTATACCCACACATTTTAATGCTGCAGGTGCCCCTGATAGATATGGTAGCAAGAGTTCTATATTTGTGCTTCCTATTATAGTTTTTATAATGTACTTTTTTTTAACTCTCTTAAGTAGGTTTCCTAATATATATAATTATCCAAAGCCCATAACTAGAGAAAATGCAAAATATCAGTACAGATGTGCTAGGCAATTGATGATTATCATAAAAACAGAAATTATGATATGCTTTACCTATATAGAATGGACAATCATAAAGGTTGTTTTAGGAAACTCTAATGGTTTGGGATTATGGTTTCTTCTAATATTTTTAACAATTATTTTTGGTACATTAGCAATATATATTAGAAAAGCTTTAAGGTAA
- a CDS encoding reverse transcriptase N-terminal domain-containing protein: MNFSNSTTDKTERLKDTKSLEFQWETIDWKQVEFDVNRLQTRIAKATKKKGTIIKPKDYNTY, from the coding sequence ATGAATTTTAGTAATTCAACGACGGATAAAACCGAGAGACTAAAAGACACGAAATCACTTGAATTTCAATGGGAAACAATTGACTGGAAACAAGTTGAATTCGATGTTAATAGACTACAAACCCGAATCGCTAAGGCAACAAAAAAAAAGGGGACAATAATAAAGCCAAAAGATTACAATACTTATTAA
- a CDS encoding D-glucuronyl C5-epimerase family protein, which produces MSNIKVKDYRKRKKNLKINKKKMARSICIIVLLICGLHTLWINILDKRYNKVVCNAGTKPEKKSKEGNVDIIKSNLQSTLKYAKYEHSIGEYEQASKGYQAIISNSLSNKPLELTAQAYLELSNHKHTLEKMQTKQYLEYSKSKRDEYKKAGCVLLNNVNYTTTSDYFNASEETCYYENDYVHLDENGLPMVKYDSESGGDGYFYYNPVTIAQFSLTQFGKYKKGTGTKNKFIDSVDKLLSLQSSSGVLKLNFRFKHYINEYAYEPGWVSSLAQGQAISVFVRAYQVTSDKKYLDAANRAYEFMCIPVDEGGTKDTTRELDGSSNVFFQEYITNPKSYTLNGFIYTILGIYDLSQTKDSVYSKNAHEMFINCNNTLLKIIYKYDLGYMTAYDAAYLTKKDQYPNINIEYHKTHIELVDAMYSITKNPVYKYYNLLWKSYVLS; this is translated from the coding sequence ATGTCAAATATTAAAGTGAAAGATTACAGGAAACGAAAAAAGAATTTAAAAATTAATAAAAAGAAAATGGCCAGATCAATATGTATAATAGTTTTATTAATTTGTGGCTTACATACTTTATGGATAAATATTCTTGATAAAAGATACAATAAAGTTGTATGTAATGCAGGAACCAAACCAGAAAAAAAAAGCAAAGAGGGAAATGTAGATATTATTAAGAGCAATCTACAAAGTACATTAAAATATGCCAAATATGAACATTCTATTGGTGAATATGAGCAGGCAAGTAAAGGCTATCAAGCTATTATAAGTAACTCTTTATCGAATAAACCTTTAGAACTGACAGCTCAAGCCTATTTAGAGCTATCCAATCATAAGCATACATTGGAGAAGATGCAGACAAAACAATATTTAGAATACAGTAAATCAAAGAGAGATGAGTATAAAAAAGCAGGTTGTGTACTTTTAAATAATGTCAATTATACTACAACTAGTGATTATTTTAATGCTAGTGAGGAAACTTGTTATTATGAAAATGATTATGTACATCTTGATGAAAATGGATTACCTATGGTTAAATATGATTCAGAAAGCGGAGGAGATGGATACTTTTATTATAATCCTGTAACAATTGCACAATTTTCTTTAACTCAATTTGGAAAGTATAAGAAAGGTACTGGTACCAAAAATAAGTTTATAGATTCAGTCGACAAGTTATTATCACTACAGAGCTCTTCAGGTGTATTGAAACTTAATTTTAGATTTAAACATTATATTAATGAATATGCGTATGAACCAGGCTGGGTGTCATCTTTAGCACAAGGACAAGCTATAAGTGTTTTTGTTCGTGCCTATCAAGTTACAAGTGATAAAAAATATTTAGATGCTGCTAATAGAGCATATGAATTCATGTGTATTCCAGTTGATGAAGGTGGTACAAAGGATACAACAAGAGAGTTGGATGGAAGCAGTAATGTGTTTTTTCAAGAATATATAACTAATCCCAAATCTTATACTTTAAATGGTTTTATATATACCATACTTGGAATTTATGATTTATCTCAAACAAAGGACAGTGTTTATAGTAAAAATGCCCATGAGATGTTTATTAATTGCAATAATACGCTTCTCAAGATTATATATAAATATGATTTAGGATATATGACAGCTTATGATGCCGCTTATCTCACAAAAAAAGATCAATATCCAAATATAAATATAGAGTACCATAAAACGCATATAGAACTTGTGGATGCAATGTATTCAATTACTAAAAATCCAGTGTACAAATACTATAATCTATTGTGGAAGTCATATGTCTTAAGCTAA
- a CDS encoding DUF255 domain-containing protein: protein MHKEKFCYLLQNACNPVSWYTWEEETFEKAKNEDKPIFLLIGYF from the coding sequence ATGCATAAAGAAAAGTTTTGTTATTTATTGCAAAATGCATGTAACCCAGTAAGCTGGTATACATGGGAAGAAGAAACATTTGAAAAGGCTAAAAATGAGGATAAACCTATATTTCTCTTGATTGGGTATTTCTAG
- a CDS encoding DUF4180 domain-containing protein, which produces MSINYAILGILSYKSLTGYDLKKIIQESPFMYWSGNNNQIYKSLVRLLNEGFVTNEVHHQESSPSKKIYTITREGLAELKKWLLSSPEPPEFKKMFLIQLAWANQLSTDELNTLLSKYENEVRMQLLLHQEKKRRQTFLPDRTSREVHLWDLIYDNIISSYENELKWIQKVQKEICSNIKETNRMNYKVIERNNKKYIECNSSETLLRSEQDALNLTAACVENNIYLLMLHSEVLTDDFFKLRTGLAGQVLQKFINYHVKVVVVLTSEQKIKGKFKELIAESNKGNDFRVFNNPAEAENWLLN; this is translated from the coding sequence ATGTCCATTAATTATGCGATTTTAGGAATTCTTAGTTATAAGTCTTTAACTGGATATGACTTAAAAAAAATAATTCAGGAATCACCTTTTATGTACTGGTCAGGTAACAATAATCAAATATATAAATCATTGGTGAGACTTCTCAATGAAGGTTTCGTTACAAACGAGGTTCATCATCAGGAAAGCTCTCCATCAAAAAAAATTTATACGATCACCAGAGAGGGATTGGCTGAATTGAAAAAATGGTTACTTTCTTCTCCTGAACCTCCTGAATTTAAAAAGATGTTTCTTATTCAATTAGCTTGGGCAAATCAACTAAGTACAGATGAGTTAAACACATTATTATCAAAATATGAAAATGAAGTCAGAATGCAATTATTATTGCATCAAGAAAAGAAGCGCAGACAAACTTTTTTACCCGATAGAACCTCTCGAGAAGTACATCTATGGGATTTGATTTATGATAATATAATCTCATCTTATGAAAATGAATTGAAATGGATTCAAAAAGTACAAAAAGAAATTTGTAGTAATATTAAGGAGACAAATAGAATGAATTATAAAGTAATCGAAAGGAATAACAAAAAGTATATTGAATGTAATTCTAGTGAGACACTACTTCGTTCAGAACAGGATGCTTTAAATCTTACTGCTGCATGTGTTGAAAATAATATTTATCTATTAATGCTCCACTCAGAAGTACTTACTGATGATTTCTTCAAACTTAGAACAGGCTTGGCAGGACAGGTGCTGCAAAAATTTATAAACTATCATGTAAAAGTGGTAGTTGTTCTAACAAGCGAGCAAAAAATTAAGGGTAAGTTTAAAGAACTGATTGCTGAATCCAATAAAGGAAATGACTTTAGAGTATTTAACAATCCTGCAGAAGCTGAAAATTGGCTTTTAAACTAA
- a CDS encoding IS3 family transposase: protein MEVQAKPEEKFKIIQQMLQRDNNLLNISWLCECAGVSRSGYYNWISSEKAGNKKDEQDKKDFELILDAYQFRGYDKGKRGIYMRLLNKGIRMNQKKISCLMNKFNLKCPIRKANPYWRMAKALKTNNVAENLLNREFKEHGARVVLLTDITYMVYGNSQKAYLSTIMDAFTKQILSYVLSDSLEVDFVLETVYILIRDYGISLTKETLIHSDQGCHVRQEVA from the coding sequence ATGGAAGTACAAGCAAAACCAGAAGAAAAATTCAAGATAATTCAGCAAATGTTGCAGAGAGACAATAATCTGCTGAACATAAGCTGGTTGTGTGAATGTGCTGGTGTTTCTAGGTCTGGTTATTACAATTGGATATCATCAGAGAAAGCAGGAAACAAAAAAGATGAGCAGGATAAGAAGGATTTTGAGCTCATTTTAGATGCCTATCAGTTTCGTGGTTATGATAAGGGTAAACGTGGAATCTATATGCGATTATTGAATAAGGGTATACGAATGAATCAGAAGAAAATAAGCTGTCTTATGAATAAATTTAATTTGAAATGCCCTATAAGAAAAGCAAACCCTTACTGGAGAATGGCGAAGGCTTTAAAAACAAATAATGTTGCTGAAAATCTTCTAAATCGTGAATTTAAGGAGCATGGAGCAAGAGTGGTCTTATTGACAGATATAACATATATGGTTTATGGTAATTCCCAGAAAGCTTACCTTTCCACCATTATGGATGCTTTTACAAAACAAATATTATCATATGTCTTAAGCGATTCCCTAGAAGTTGACTTTGTACTAGAAACTGTATATATATTGATACGTGACTATGGCATTTCCTTAACAAAAGAAACATTAATTCATTCTGATCAAGGATGCCACGTGCGACAAGAAGTCGCGTAA
- a CDS encoding alpha/beta hydrolase family protein has protein sequence MVKLTLKEKFAFHFIFSEKKTYYRWYGRFLSFGVEYERIKRVVNRISSWLQWCNEWTKEGNHLYNMAEEALQNGYATKARKLFHEAVGCYHIGQHIFFIDSTQKESTQEKARKSYKKAISLYDEKEKPIRIDIPFNGTKIPGYLRLSDTTNKPLIIFVNGMDNIKEAEGHFQGTLFRQQGFNHFTFDGPGQGEMWQRMKFDAKEYHKAVSAIIDWFEGQKMYEIDLTKIALVGFSLGGYLAPICAAYDSRVKAVVGNSGLVYIGGLKGLKALNPIWQRGVTYMTGCENLEEVRDKFDWDIEEQPNLKVPLLFYHAGKDEVMPSPKVHAEKMMRWAKGEKTLKYYENGEHCTQNYLDEVFSEIIDWFKIKLEG, from the coding sequence ATGGTAAAATTAACCTTAAAGGAAAAGTTCGCATTCCACTTCATTTTTAGCGAGAAGAAAACTTATTACAGGTGGTATGGAAGATTCTTATCTTTTGGAGTAGAGTATGAAAGAATAAAGAGAGTAGTAAATAGAATTTCTAGCTGGTTACAATGGTGCAATGAATGGACTAAAGAAGGGAATCATTTATATAATATGGCAGAAGAGGCTTTACAAAATGGATATGCAACAAAAGCAAGAAAATTGTTTCATGAGGCAGTAGGCTGTTATCATATAGGTCAGCATATATTTTTCATTGATAGTACCCAAAAAGAAAGTACACAAGAGAAAGCTAGAAAAAGCTATAAAAAAGCAATCAGTTTATATGATGAAAAGGAAAAACCAATACGAATAGATATACCCTTCAATGGTACTAAAATCCCAGGATACTTAAGACTTTCTGATACTACCAATAAACCACTTATAATTTTTGTAAATGGTATGGATAATATTAAGGAAGCAGAAGGGCATTTCCAAGGGACATTATTTAGACAACAGGGGTTTAATCACTTTACTTTTGATGGACCCGGTCAAGGAGAGATGTGGCAGAGGATGAAATTTGATGCAAAGGAATATCATAAAGCAGTGTCGGCTATTATTGATTGGTTTGAAGGACAAAAAATGTATGAGATTGACTTAACTAAAATTGCACTAGTGGGCTTTAGTCTTGGAGGGTATTTAGCACCAATATGTGCAGCATATGATTCAAGAGTAAAAGCGGTAGTTGGAAATAGTGGACTTGTTTATATAGGTGGATTAAAGGGGTTAAAAGCTCTAAACCCAATTTGGCAGAGAGGAGTTACTTATATGACTGGGTGTGAGAACTTAGAAGAGGTAAGAGATAAGTTCGACTGGGATATTGAAGAACAACCTAATTTAAAGGTACCTTTACTTTTCTACCATGCCGGGAAAGATGAGGTGATGCCATCACCAAAAGTTCATGCAGAAAAAATGATGAGATGGGCAAAAGGTGAAAAAACTCTTAAGTATTATGAGAACGGTGAACATTGTACTCAGAATTATTTAGATGAAGTATTTTCTGAGATTATAGATTGGTTTAAGATAAAACTTGAAGGATAA
- a CDS encoding BlaI/MecI/CopY family transcriptional regulator yields the protein MKKLPRTELEIMKFIWSRKDKVSTKEVANHMEEVLGWKLSTTSKTLSRLVKKEFLVTERIGKQSYYTPIVEEDDYLKFETKDFFNYLHGKSLKSIISTLEESDEITNEDLDELEKWIKNR from the coding sequence ATGAAGAAGCTTCCTAGAACAGAACTTGAAATAATGAAATTTATTTGGAGCAGAAAGGATAAAGTATCTACAAAGGAGGTAGCCAACCATATGGAAGAGGTTTTAGGATGGAAACTCAGTACTACATCTAAAACTTTATCAAGGCTTGTAAAAAAAGAATTTCTTGTTACAGAACGAATAGGGAAACAATCCTATTATACACCAATAGTAGAGGAGGATGATTACTTAAAATTTGAGACTAAAGATTTCTTTAATTATCTTCACGGAAAGTCATTAAAAAGTATAATATCCACCCTTGAGGAAAGTGATGAAATTACTAATGAAGACTTAGATGAGCTTGAAAAATGGATAAAGAATAGGTAA
- a CDS encoding HTH domain-containing protein, whose product MIIIGKKYFTDEQLEALLKNPYIKSASSKAITYTEEFRAYFVSEYEAGKIPSEILRNSGFDISALGRERIDNISRRFRKMSKREQGFSDTRKGASGRPLTKDLTADEQIARLQHQVKYLKQENEFLKKINFLDRQAQWKYKQNQKKNSR is encoded by the coding sequence TTGATTATAATAGGGAAAAAATATTTTACAGATGAACAATTAGAAGCTTTATTAAAGAATCCATACATAAAGAGCGCCAGCTCGAAGGCTATAACATACACTGAAGAATTTAGGGCATACTTTGTATCAGAATATGAGGCTGGTAAAATACCATCCGAGATATTAAGAAACTCTGGCTTTGATATTAGTGCTTTAGGAAGAGAAAGAATTGACAATATTTCTCGCCGCTTTAGGAAGATGAGCAAACGTGAACAAGGATTTAGTGACACGAGAAAAGGTGCATCTGGACGTCCATTAACAAAAGACTTAACCGCTGATGAACAAATTGCACGTTTACAGCACCAAGTTAAATATCTAAAACAAGAAAATGAATTCTTAAAAAAAATAAACTTTCTGGACCGACAGGCGCAATGGAAGTACAAGCAAAACCAGAAGAAAAATTCAAGATAA